The Streptomyces europaeiscabiei genome window below encodes:
- a CDS encoding GNAT family N-acetyltransferase — translation MSTQNDPYELSAGVPSVEVFRRLRTDAGLSDKAPEAAAVALPNTWHGVILRHEGQPIGMGRVIGDGGTAFQIVDICVHPAHQGRGLGKRIMAALTEELERRAPATAYVSLIADGPARFLYEKFGFADTATHDSIGMYRLMDGSSGRSGARAEP, via the coding sequence ATGTCTACCCAGAATGACCCTTACGAGCTGAGTGCGGGTGTGCCCTCGGTCGAGGTCTTCCGTCGTCTGCGCACCGATGCCGGTCTGTCTGACAAGGCCCCCGAGGCGGCCGCGGTCGCCCTGCCCAACACATGGCACGGGGTGATACTCCGGCACGAGGGGCAGCCCATCGGCATGGGGCGGGTCATCGGTGACGGCGGTACGGCGTTCCAGATCGTCGACATCTGCGTCCACCCGGCTCACCAGGGCCGCGGCCTCGGCAAGCGCATCATGGCCGCGCTCACCGAGGAACTGGAGCGCAGGGCGCCCGCCACCGCGTACGTCTCGCTGATCGCGGACGGCCCCGCCCGCTTCCTCTACGAGAAGTTCGGCTTCGCCGACACCGCAACGCACGACTCGATCGGCATGTACCGGTTGATGGACGGGAGTTCCGGACGCAGTGGGGCACGGGCGGAGCCGTAG
- a CDS encoding MarR family winged helix-turn-helix transcriptional regulator, producing MPTQRTTPRIDPLTMEVVELIGTVVARYHEEYEDAAAEHALTGAQARLLGLLSLEPLPMRRLAQKLRCEPSNVTGIVDRLEARGLVERRPDPNDRRVKLAAATAEGRRVAGSLRNSLDFAREPLAGLSTAEREALRDLLRRMVGA from the coding sequence ATGCCCACGCAGAGGACGACCCCCCGCATCGACCCGCTGACCATGGAGGTCGTCGAACTCATCGGCACGGTGGTGGCCCGCTACCACGAGGAGTACGAGGACGCCGCCGCGGAACACGCGCTCACCGGCGCCCAGGCCCGCCTCCTCGGCCTCCTTTCCCTGGAACCACTCCCCATGCGCCGTCTCGCCCAGAAACTCCGCTGCGAACCGTCGAACGTGACGGGGATCGTGGACCGGCTGGAGGCTCGAGGGCTGGTCGAGCGGCGCCCCGACCCGAACGACCGCCGGGTGAAGCTGGCGGCCGCCACGGCGGAGGGACGGCGGGTGGCCGGCAGCCTCCGGAACTCCCTGGACTTCGCCCGGGAGCCGCTGGCGGGGCTGAGCACCGCCGAGCGGGAGGCGTTGCGGGATCTGTTGCGGCGGATGGTGGGGGCGTAG
- a CDS encoding NADP-dependent oxidoreductase: protein MSETPALPATSREWHLLSRPVGWPKDEDFALVEAEIRQPGAGEVLVRNKYLSVDPYMRGRMSDAKSYVAPFELGKVMQGGAVGEVVASAADGIAVGDHVLHFGGWREYATFDAKQAVKVDPDAAPLSTYLGVLGMTGLTAYAGLLRVGAFKEGDAVFVSGAAGAVGSQVGQIAKLKGASRVIGSAGSDDKVKLLVEEYGFDAAFNYKNGPVREQLKAAAPDGIDVYFDNVGGEHLEAAIGALNLRGRAVICGMISQYNSTEPTPGPRNMVKILQNRLRVEGVLVGDHYDFQPQFVQEVGPWVASGELQYRETVVEGIENNLEAFLGVLRGDNTGKMIVKL from the coding sequence ATGTCCGAGACCCCCGCCCTCCCCGCCACCAGCCGTGAATGGCACCTGCTGAGCCGCCCCGTCGGCTGGCCCAAGGACGAGGACTTCGCCCTGGTCGAGGCGGAGATCCGGCAGCCCGGCGCGGGTGAGGTCCTCGTACGGAACAAGTACCTCTCCGTGGACCCGTACATGCGTGGCCGCATGAGCGACGCGAAGTCGTACGTCGCCCCGTTCGAGCTGGGCAAGGTCATGCAGGGCGGTGCCGTGGGCGAGGTCGTCGCCTCGGCGGCGGACGGCATCGCCGTCGGCGACCACGTGCTGCACTTCGGCGGCTGGCGCGAGTACGCCACGTTCGACGCCAAGCAGGCCGTGAAGGTCGACCCGGACGCCGCGCCGCTCTCCACCTACCTCGGCGTCCTCGGCATGACCGGCCTCACCGCCTACGCGGGCCTGCTGCGGGTCGGCGCCTTCAAGGAGGGCGACGCCGTGTTCGTCTCCGGCGCCGCCGGTGCCGTCGGCAGCCAGGTCGGCCAGATCGCCAAGCTCAAGGGCGCCTCACGCGTCATCGGCTCCGCCGGCTCCGACGACAAGGTCAAGCTCCTCGTCGAGGAGTACGGCTTCGACGCCGCCTTCAACTACAAGAACGGCCCGGTCCGGGAGCAGCTCAAGGCCGCCGCCCCCGACGGCATCGACGTCTACTTCGACAACGTCGGCGGCGAGCACCTGGAGGCCGCGATCGGCGCGCTCAACCTGCGGGGCCGGGCCGTGATCTGCGGCATGATCTCCCAGTACAACTCGACCGAGCCGACCCCGGGCCCGCGCAACATGGTCAAGATCCTGCAGAACCGGCTCCGCGTCGAGGGCGTCCTCGTCGGCGACCACTACGACTTCCAGCCCCAGTTCGTCCAGGAGGTCGGCCCCTGGGTCGCCTCGGGCGAACTCCAGTACCGCGAGACCGTCGTCGAGGGCATCGAGAACAACCTGGAGGCCTTCCTCGGCGTCCTGCGCGGCGACAACACCGGCAAGATGATCGTCAAGCTCTGA
- a CDS encoding alpha/beta fold hydrolase: MPTFRAPDGTLLAHHTFGDGPPLVCLPGGPMRASAYLGELGGLSAHRRLVMLDLRGTGESAVPEDSGSYRCDRLVGDVEALREELGVERVDLLAHCAGANVAAAYVRAYPERVGRLALVTPSPIGVGIEVGIEDRLAVARLREGEPWFGEAFAALQEVAAGRGTERHWAAVAPFLHGRLDEAARALDAADSEQRNPEATAVFGSEGAFDPEGTRAAFRRFVAPVLVLAGEVDLNSPPSAMGEYAALFPGGAEFVVQPGAGHHPWLDDGDRFVETVAKFLDREN, from the coding sequence ATGCCCACCTTTCGCGCACCCGACGGCACCCTCCTCGCCCACCACACGTTCGGGGACGGTCCACCCCTGGTCTGTCTGCCCGGCGGGCCCATGCGGGCCTCCGCCTATCTCGGGGAACTCGGGGGGCTGTCCGCGCACCGGCGGCTGGTGATGCTGGATCTTCGGGGGACCGGGGAGTCGGCGGTGCCCGAGGACAGCGGCTCGTACCGCTGTGACCGGCTCGTCGGGGATGTGGAGGCGCTTCGGGAGGAGTTGGGGGTGGAGCGGGTCGATCTGCTCGCGCACTGCGCCGGGGCGAATGTCGCGGCGGCCTATGTGCGGGCGTATCCGGAGCGGGTCGGCAGGCTCGCGCTCGTCACGCCCAGTCCGATCGGCGTCGGGATCGAGGTCGGGATCGAGGACCGGCTCGCCGTCGCCAGGCTGCGTGAGGGCGAGCCATGGTTCGGGGAGGCCTTCGCGGCGTTGCAGGAGGTCGCGGCGGGGCGGGGCACGGAACGGCACTGGGCGGCCGTCGCCCCGTTCCTGCACGGGCGCCTGGACGAGGCCGCCCGGGCCCTCGACGCCGCCGACTCCGAGCAGCGCAATCCCGAGGCCACGGCCGTCTTCGGGAGTGAGGGGGCCTTCGACCCGGAGGGTACGCGCGCCGCGTTCCGGCGGTTCGTTGCGCCCGTGCTCGTGCTCGCCGGGGAGGTCGATCTCAACTCGCCGCCGAGCGCGATGGGCGAGTACGCCGCGCTGTTCCCGGGCGGTGCCGAGTTCGTCGTACAGCCGGGAGCCGGGCATCATCCGTGGCTGGACGACGGCGACCGGTTCGTGGAGACCGTCGCGAAGTTCCTGGACCGGGAGAACTGA
- a CDS encoding ABC transporter permease, whose protein sequence is MSTPPAATTATTSRWRALTHHHLFWPVAVLVALLLVNVPFTPDFFSIRMTDGHLYGSLVSIVLFGSPLILVAVGMTLVIATGGIDLSVGAVVAITGALTCSYISDQADQNALAGVFLAMGIGLVAAVVCGLWNGFLVARMGIQPIIATLIIMVAGRGVAQLITDGQIITINSEPYKLIGGGYWLTLPFSIFVVAAVVAVTVALTRKTALGLLVESVGGNAEASRLVGIRSLRIKIMVYVFCALCAGIAGLMISSNTSAADGNNAGLWIELDAILAVVIGGTSLLGGRFSIGGTVVGALVIQTLTTTIYTIGVPTQTNLVFKAAVVIVVCLLQSPKFRAKVFGARFGSKPGATGGGTSPAAPAKTTTTPAEAAPKMEVS, encoded by the coding sequence GTGAGCACCCCACCCGCGGCCACGACAGCCACGACGTCCCGCTGGCGAGCGCTGACGCACCACCACCTGTTCTGGCCCGTCGCGGTCCTGGTAGCCCTGCTGCTCGTCAACGTCCCCTTCACCCCCGACTTCTTCTCGATCAGGATGACGGACGGCCACCTCTACGGCAGCCTCGTCTCGATCGTGCTGTTCGGCTCGCCCCTGATCCTGGTGGCGGTCGGCATGACCCTGGTCATCGCCACCGGCGGCATCGACCTCTCCGTCGGCGCGGTCGTCGCCATCACCGGCGCCCTGACCTGCTCGTACATCAGCGACCAGGCCGACCAGAACGCGCTGGCCGGGGTGTTCCTGGCCATGGGCATCGGCCTGGTGGCGGCGGTGGTCTGCGGCCTGTGGAACGGCTTCCTGGTGGCCAGGATGGGCATCCAGCCCATCATCGCGACCCTCATCATCATGGTCGCCGGCCGAGGTGTGGCCCAGCTGATCACCGACGGCCAGATCATCACCATCAACAGCGAGCCGTACAAGCTGATCGGCGGCGGCTACTGGCTGACGCTGCCCTTCTCCATCTTCGTCGTCGCGGCCGTCGTCGCCGTCACCGTCGCCCTGACCCGCAAGACCGCCCTCGGCCTCCTCGTCGAGTCGGTCGGCGGCAACGCGGAGGCCAGCCGCCTGGTCGGCATCCGGTCCCTCCGCATCAAGATCATGGTGTACGTCTTCTGCGCCCTGTGCGCGGGTATCGCGGGCCTGATGATCAGCTCCAACACCTCGGCCGCCGACGGCAACAACGCCGGCCTGTGGATCGAGCTGGACGCGATCCTCGCCGTGGTGATCGGCGGCACCTCGCTGCTGGGCGGCCGGTTCTCCATCGGCGGCACGGTCGTCGGCGCCCTGGTCATCCAGACCCTCACGACGACGATCTACACGATCGGCGTGCCCACCCAGACCAACCTGGTCTTCAAGGCCGCCGTCGTCATCGTCGTCTGCCTGCTCCAGTCCCCGAAGTTCCGCGCGAAGGTCTTCGGCGCCCGGTTCGGCTCCAAGCCCGGCGCGACCGGCGGCGGCACGTCGCCCGCGGCCCCGGCGAAGACCACCACGACGCCCGCCGAGGCTGCCCCGAAGATGGAGGTGTCGTGA
- a CDS encoding TetR/AcrR family transcriptional regulator, with protein MARAGLTPERLARAGAELADEIGFDEITVSELARRFDVKVASLYSHVRNSQDLKTRIALLALEELADRGTAALAGRAGKDALAALGNVYRDYARAHPGRYAAAQLRLDPRTAAASAGGRHSQMTRAILRGYDLTEPDQTHAVRLLGSVFHGYVSLESAGGFSHSAPDAQESWDRILDALDALLRNWPAPPPS; from the coding sequence ATGGCGCGCGCAGGACTCACCCCGGAACGCCTCGCCCGGGCGGGCGCGGAGCTGGCCGACGAGATCGGCTTCGACGAGATCACCGTCTCCGAGCTGGCACGGCGATTCGACGTCAAGGTCGCGAGCCTGTACTCGCATGTGCGGAACTCCCAGGACCTCAAGACCCGGATCGCCCTGCTCGCACTGGAAGAGCTGGCCGACCGGGGCACCGCCGCGCTCGCCGGACGGGCCGGGAAGGACGCTCTGGCGGCGCTGGGGAACGTGTACCGCGACTACGCCCGCGCACACCCCGGCCGCTACGCGGCGGCCCAGCTGAGACTGGACCCCCGGACGGCCGCGGCCAGTGCGGGCGGCAGACACTCGCAGATGACCAGGGCGATCCTGCGCGGCTACGACCTGACCGAGCCGGACCAGACCCACGCCGTCCGGCTCCTTGGCAGCGTCTTCCACGGCTACGTCAGCCTGGAGTCGGCCGGCGGCTTCAGCCACAGCGCCCCAGACGCGCAGGAGAGCTGGGACCGCATCCTGGACGCCCTCGACGCCCTGCTGCGCAACTGGCCGGCCCCGCCGCCCAGTTGA
- a CDS encoding EI24 domain-containing protein: MRDLGVGFQYLVQGQRWVARHGKQYGFGLIPGLITLVLYLGALVALGVWGPDFVTWATPFADDWSSPWLGLFRGLLTVVLFALALALAVITFTAVTLLIGQPFYENLSEKVDRDVSPDGSAPESGLPLWQELWLSGRDSLRIVVRALLWAVLLFGLGFVPFIGQTVVPVIGFFVTGFFLAEELTAVALQRRRVELRDRLALLRSRKMLIWGFGTPLALSFLVPFVAVFLMPGAVAGATLMARDLLGEETTDEDERNRAPLGHPNQMFRKPEVGA, translated from the coding sequence ATGCGCGATCTAGGGGTGGGTTTCCAGTACCTCGTCCAGGGCCAACGCTGGGTGGCCCGGCACGGGAAGCAGTACGGCTTCGGCCTGATCCCAGGCCTGATCACACTCGTCCTCTACCTCGGCGCCCTGGTGGCACTCGGCGTCTGGGGCCCGGACTTCGTCACCTGGGCCACCCCCTTCGCGGACGACTGGTCCAGCCCTTGGCTCGGCCTCTTCCGCGGCCTCCTCACCGTCGTGCTGTTCGCCCTCGCCCTGGCCCTGGCGGTCATCACCTTCACCGCCGTGACCCTCCTCATCGGCCAGCCCTTCTACGAGAACCTCTCGGAGAAGGTCGACCGGGACGTCTCACCGGACGGCTCCGCACCGGAGTCCGGCCTGCCGCTGTGGCAGGAGTTGTGGCTCTCGGGCCGGGACAGCCTCCGTATCGTCGTGCGGGCGCTCCTGTGGGCCGTACTGCTCTTCGGCCTCGGCTTCGTCCCGTTCATCGGCCAGACGGTCGTCCCCGTGATCGGCTTCTTCGTGACCGGCTTCTTCCTCGCCGAGGAACTGACCGCCGTCGCCCTCCAGCGCCGCCGTGTCGAACTCCGCGACCGCCTCGCCCTCCTGCGCTCCCGCAAGATGCTGATCTGGGGCTTCGGCACCCCGCTGGCCCTCTCCTTCCTGGTGCCGTTCGTCGCCGTCTTCCTGATGCCGGGCGCGGTCGCGGGCGCCACCCTCATGGCCCGCGACCTGCTCGGCGAGGAGACGACCGACGAGGACGAGCGGAACCGGGCCCCCCTCGGCCACCCGAACCAGATGTTCCGCAAGCCCGAGGTCGGCGCGTGA
- the yjfF gene encoding galactofuranose ABC transporter, permease protein YjfF codes for MTATTKTPPAQDSGTAPTSASKVSALLADRRLPVLVTAALFLAMYITGLSRYQNYGFGEPQVFLNLFIDNGYLLVAAVGATFVILSGGIDLSVGSVIGFTTMFTAWLVERQGLPILLVIPMALAVGAFGGFLMGYVIQNFEIQPFIVTLAGLFLFRGLCLVISKESIAIGDSTVSSLAQAQAQLGIGFLSVGAIVALVVLAAAFYILHYSRFGRRVYAIGGNEQSAMLMGLPQGGTKIAVYTVSGFCSALAGLLFTLYIQSGDPLHATGMELDAIAAVVIGGTLLTGGSGYVLGTLFGVLVLGLIKSIIQFEGTLSSWWTKIATGVLLCAFILIQRAMTARKKT; via the coding sequence ATGACCGCGACCACCAAGACCCCACCGGCCCAGGACAGCGGTACGGCACCGACGTCCGCGTCCAAGGTCTCGGCGCTTCTCGCCGACCGGCGCCTGCCCGTCCTGGTGACCGCCGCGCTCTTCCTCGCGATGTACATCACGGGCCTGAGCCGCTACCAGAACTACGGGTTCGGCGAACCGCAGGTCTTCCTCAACCTCTTCATCGACAACGGCTACCTGCTGGTGGCCGCCGTCGGCGCGACCTTCGTGATCCTCTCCGGCGGCATCGACCTCTCCGTCGGCTCGGTCATCGGCTTCACCACGATGTTCACGGCCTGGCTGGTGGAACGCCAGGGCCTGCCGATCCTGCTGGTCATCCCCATGGCCCTGGCCGTGGGAGCCTTCGGCGGCTTCCTGATGGGCTATGTGATCCAGAACTTCGAGATCCAGCCCTTCATCGTGACCTTGGCCGGCCTCTTCCTCTTCCGGGGCCTGTGCCTGGTCATCAGCAAGGAGTCGATCGCCATCGGCGACTCGACGGTGAGCAGCCTGGCGCAGGCGCAGGCACAGTTGGGGATCGGCTTCCTGTCCGTCGGCGCGATAGTCGCCCTCGTGGTCCTCGCCGCGGCCTTCTACATCCTCCACTACAGCCGCTTCGGCCGCCGTGTGTACGCCATCGGCGGCAACGAGCAGTCGGCGATGCTGATGGGTCTCCCGCAGGGCGGCACCAAGATCGCCGTCTACACGGTGTCCGGCTTCTGCTCGGCCCTGGCGGGCCTGCTCTTCACCCTCTACATCCAGTCCGGCGACCCGCTCCACGCCACCGGCATGGAACTGGACGCGATCGCCGCCGTCGTCATCGGCGGCACGCTGCTGACGGGCGGCTCCGGCTACGTCCTGGGCACCCTGTTCGGCGTCCTCGTCCTGGGCCTCATCAAGAGCATCATCCAGTTCGAGGGCACCCTCAGCTCCTGGTGGACGAAGATCGCCACGGGTGTGCTGCTGTGCGCGTTCATCCTGATCCAGCGGGCGATGACGGCACGGAAGAAGACCTGA
- a CDS encoding serine hydrolase domain-containing protein, translating into MTEGTRTATVHGTVADGFEAVREEFAVFVAGERGDYEGQLTAYVHGRRVVDLWAGPEEEAETETGADTLHGVFSSTKGAAHLVVALLVQDGVLDLDREVAYYWPEFAAEGKGALTLRELLAHRAGLVGTDAGFTLEELADDRVVAERLAVQRPFWRPGAAFGYHALVIGALTGEVVRRATGRTLQEVYEERVRAPYGLDFFLGLPAEQEPRFRTVLPMTPTPAQQAELDAVPHGPHTLASIAFNSQVPDPGELTDFPNARVVRAKGQSSAGGVGSARGLAGMYAAAISTVDGRPPLLKPDTIGEFGQIHSAGHDLVARAFRAYGLGFQATAENLYPFLGAGTFGHSGAGGSQAFADPRSGLAYGYTRRRMAFPGGAAPENTGLVRAVHTAALAL; encoded by the coding sequence ATGACCGAGGGGACCCGGACGGCCACCGTCCACGGCACGGTCGCCGACGGCTTCGAGGCGGTGCGCGAGGAGTTCGCCGTGTTCGTGGCCGGTGAACGGGGCGACTACGAGGGGCAGTTGACCGCGTATGTGCACGGGCGGCGGGTCGTCGACCTGTGGGCGGGGCCCGAGGAGGAGGCGGAGACGGAGACGGGCGCCGACACGCTGCACGGCGTGTTCTCCTCCACCAAGGGTGCCGCCCATCTCGTCGTCGCGCTCCTCGTCCAGGACGGCGTACTGGACCTGGACCGTGAAGTCGCCTACTACTGGCCGGAGTTCGCGGCTGAGGGCAAGGGCGCGCTGACGCTGCGGGAGCTGCTCGCGCACCGGGCGGGGCTCGTCGGCACCGACGCCGGGTTCACGCTGGAGGAGCTGGCGGACGACCGCGTCGTCGCCGAACGCCTCGCCGTCCAGCGCCCGTTCTGGCGTCCGGGCGCCGCCTTCGGCTATCACGCGCTCGTCATCGGGGCGCTCACCGGAGAGGTCGTACGGCGGGCGACGGGCCGCACGCTCCAGGAGGTGTACGAGGAGCGGGTCCGCGCCCCGTACGGGCTCGACTTCTTCCTGGGGCTGCCGGCCGAGCAGGAGCCCCGCTTCCGGACCGTCCTGCCGATGACGCCGACGCCCGCGCAGCAGGCCGAGCTGGACGCCGTGCCGCACGGCCCGCACACGCTGGCGTCGATCGCGTTCAACTCGCAGGTGCCGGACCCGGGAGAGCTGACGGACTTCCCCAACGCCCGTGTCGTGCGGGCGAAGGGGCAGTCGTCGGCGGGCGGTGTCGGCTCCGCGCGCGGGCTCGCCGGGATGTACGCGGCGGCCATCAGCACGGTGGACGGCCGGCCGCCGCTGCTGAAGCCCGACACCATCGGTGAGTTCGGCCAGATCCACTCCGCCGGTCACGACCTGGTGGCCCGCGCGTTCAGGGCGTACGGCCTCGGCTTCCAGGCGACCGCCGAGAACCTGTACCCCTTCCTCGGCGCCGGCACCTTCGGCCACAGCGGCGCCGGCGGCTCCCAGGCCTTCGCCGACCCCCGCAGCGGCCTCGCCTACGGCTACACCCGGCGGCGCATGGCCTTCCCGGGCGGGGCGGCACCGGAGAACACGGGGCTGGTGCGGGCGGTGCACACGGCGGCGCTGGCGCTCTGA
- a CDS encoding GDSL-type esterase/lipase family protein, with translation MNSADPTNRTDSTNPTDPTTPHWITTPITADLLRGALELERTEHGVLPHRLPARARAQCTDPQLAMVESQPSGVRLVLRTRATAVELDALRTKRTYVGAPPRPDGLYDLLVDGRLTARASVPDGNTVTVDMTTGTSEHRPGPPGTVTFTDLPAGLKTIEIWLPHNETTELVALRTDAPVEPAPAPGRRVWLHHGSSISHGSDAVGPTGIWPAHAASVAGVELINLGLGGSALADPFTARAMRDTPADLISVKIGINLVNHDVMRLRAFTSAVHGFLDTIRDGHPTAPLLVVSPILCPIHEDTPGPSAPDLTGLDEGLLRFRAMGDPKDPTPGKLTLRVIRDELAAIVARRSPDDPNLHYLDGLALYGEPEADRLPLPDDLHPDAETHRLIGERFAELAFEPQGAFAL, from the coding sequence ATGAACTCCGCAGATCCCACGAATCGCACAGACTCCACGAACCCCACAGACCCCACGACCCCCCACTGGATCACCACCCCCATCACCGCCGACCTCCTGCGCGGCGCCCTGGAGTTGGAGCGCACCGAGCACGGTGTGCTGCCGCACCGGCTGCCGGCCCGGGCCCGCGCCCAGTGCACCGATCCCCAGCTGGCCATGGTCGAGTCCCAGCCCTCCGGCGTACGCCTGGTCCTCCGCACCCGGGCCACCGCCGTCGAACTGGACGCCCTGCGCACCAAGCGGACCTATGTGGGCGCCCCGCCCCGCCCGGACGGCCTGTACGACCTGCTCGTCGACGGCCGCCTGACCGCCCGCGCGAGCGTGCCGGACGGCAACACCGTCACCGTCGACATGACCACCGGAACGTCGGAGCACCGACCCGGCCCACCCGGCACCGTGACCTTCACGGACCTCCCCGCCGGCCTCAAGACGATCGAGATCTGGCTCCCGCACAACGAGACCACCGAACTCGTCGCCCTGCGCACCGACGCCCCCGTCGAGCCCGCCCCGGCTCCGGGCCGCAGGGTCTGGCTGCACCACGGCAGCTCGATCAGCCACGGCTCCGACGCCGTCGGCCCCACCGGGATCTGGCCCGCCCACGCGGCCTCCGTCGCCGGCGTCGAACTCATCAACCTGGGCCTCGGCGGCAGCGCCCTCGCCGACCCCTTCACCGCCCGCGCCATGCGGGACACCCCCGCGGACCTGATCAGCGTCAAGATCGGCATCAATCTCGTGAACCACGACGTGATGCGGCTGCGCGCCTTCACCTCCGCCGTCCACGGCTTCCTCGACACGATCCGGGACGGCCATCCCACCGCGCCCCTCCTCGTGGTCTCCCCGATCCTCTGCCCCATCCACGAGGACACCCCCGGCCCCAGCGCCCCCGACCTCACCGGCCTCGACGAGGGCCTCCTCCGCTTCCGGGCCATGGGCGACCCGAAGGACCCCACCCCCGGAAAACTGACCCTCCGAGTCATCCGCGACGAACTCGCGGCCATCGTGGCCCGGCGCTCTCCCGACGACCCCAACCTCCACTACCTCGACGGCCTCGCCCTCTACGGCGAGCCCGAGGCCGACCGGCTCCCGCTCCCGGACGACCTGCACCCGGACGCCGAGACCCACCGCCTCATAGGCGAACGCTTCGCGGAGCTGGCCTTCGAGCCGCAGGGAGCCTTCGCTCTCTGA
- a CDS encoding pyroglutamyl peptidase, with protein sequence MRGAAVGLAALLAGLCTPATATASPASVAAPTVEEQRLDRAVPQEILRRSGFGTVAPEFGRALDGARSFAQAERIVVRQGARLWTRAVDRAQGRGPAGGDLSRDDDRPLYWARLGMTREVRGWEPDFELSDRQRALLLGKLERASRGQDSLRYPRGGKGVKRILVTGFDPFTLDRDVRISNPSGATALALDGTVIRTADGPARIETAVFPVRWQDFADGTVERTLRRQLPRVDLFATVSQGRVGRFDVERTNGAWRGGFADNDNIGRTGTVPVTDPATQPQWTTTTLPYADIVAANTGRFPVYDNTSVTEIPAGGTAAVVRPDGPTPGSTARAGGGGDYLSNEIAYRATLLRDRLGLGASLPGGHVHTPVLQFGAGNTNPATGTVTDPEFVRNRLDIIAQVRAIVTVAVNGPTA encoded by the coding sequence ATCCGTGGGGCGGCCGTCGGGCTGGCTGCCCTGCTGGCGGGGCTCTGCACCCCGGCCACGGCCACGGCCTCGCCCGCCTCCGTCGCCGCACCCACCGTCGAGGAACAGCGCCTCGACCGGGCCGTGCCTCAGGAGATCCTGCGGCGGTCCGGATTCGGCACCGTGGCACCGGAGTTCGGGCGGGCGCTGGACGGGGCACGGTCGTTCGCGCAGGCCGAGCGGATCGTCGTACGGCAGGGTGCGCGGTTGTGGACGCGGGCCGTGGACCGGGCGCAGGGGCGGGGGCCGGCGGGCGGTGATCTGAGCCGGGACGACGACCGGCCTTTGTACTGGGCGCGGTTGGGGATGACGCGCGAAGTGCGGGGATGGGAACCGGACTTCGAGCTGTCCGACCGTCAGAGAGCGCTGCTGCTGGGCAAGTTGGAGCGGGCGTCGCGCGGGCAGGACTCCCTTCGGTATCCGCGGGGCGGCAAGGGCGTGAAGCGGATTCTCGTCACCGGGTTCGATCCGTTCACGCTGGACCGGGACGTGCGGATCTCCAACCCGTCCGGGGCCACGGCCCTCGCCCTCGACGGAACGGTGATCCGGACCGCCGACGGGCCCGCACGCATCGAGACGGCCGTCTTCCCCGTCCGCTGGCAGGACTTCGCCGACGGCACGGTCGAGCGCACCCTCCGTCGGCAGTTGCCGCGCGTGGACCTCTTCGCGACCGTCAGCCAGGGCCGGGTGGGCCGTTTCGACGTCGAGCGGACCAACGGGGCCTGGCGGGGCGGCTTCGCCGACAACGACAACATCGGCCGCACCGGGACCGTCCCGGTGACCGACCCCGCCACCCAGCCCCAGTGGACGACCACGACGCTGCCGTACGCGGACATCGTCGCCGCGAACACCGGCCGCTTCCCGGTCTACGACAACACGAGCGTGACCGAGATCCCGGCGGGCGGCACGGCGGCGGTCGTACGGCCGGACGGACCGACCCCGGGATCGACCGCGCGGGCCGGAGGCGGCGGCGACTACCTCTCCAACGAGATCGCCTACCGGGCGACGCTCCTGCGCGACCGGCTGGGGTTGGGCGCCTCCCTGCCGGGCGGGCATGTGCACACGCCCGTCCTGCAGTTCGGCGCCGGCAACACGAACCCGGCGACCGGGACGGTGACCGATCCCGAGTTCGTACGGAACCGGCTGGACATCATCGCGCAGGTGCGGGCGATCGTGACCGTGGCGGTCAACGGCCCGACCGCGTGA